A single window of Phyllostomus discolor isolate MPI-MPIP mPhyDis1 chromosome 13, mPhyDis1.pri.v3, whole genome shotgun sequence DNA harbors:
- the SHROOM1 gene encoding LOW QUALITY PROTEIN: protein Shroom1 (The sequence of the model RefSeq protein was modified relative to this genomic sequence to represent the inferred CDS: deleted 1 base in 1 codon), translating into MSPRGRRRPEAPLGLELRIRVPAAHDCAAPPAPVPSPPRRRTQQERRRKEPACGHAPSQRPLDPDPRQHRVTLPPPAVAGPAPFSSLACPDSKSLKRQAGYRRVRRSPARGLSSGSPRWDWEERITVISKRSGPLFVRERSHGEANKAPGSGQGPEELACPALTRTAMEALGPGRDRASSASSTHSLDLRRLSVRADSAYGSFSAASGGAEPRTPSPGGDLLPYLDWDYVRLVWGGPAPARPAAALHASPQPRPAAAARSGPCSPQVQGAPGALSRQATPLLFALAAEAEAAARAAEPPSPPASRAAYRQRLQGAQRRVLRETSFQRKELRMSLPARLRPVAPARPPTAHSRSASLGHPGGEGEPARSGVLVPGTAGRGRLANQKQKWCFSEPGKLDSVGRGAGMTSGYSGGACSSFGQVGPEPQELQHRALAEFEGLQIRWPPRGTGDPETGSLKLDNAYRPARRSQSASGEALGPWGGPGGAVPIIQAVPQGAEPPRPLFQARHPRFPTQKEAATVACPAAGPQSSPTDCQHRVPETGTASVRLPSLPDDEVFLEEAPPVRTRSPLDSSVRPGLPASVHASDLPCGAGLSQRPHRATVPLEHPFRESPETAGADARWQGVNGCVGVSRPTCCSPTGTANGDIPTTDCIGLLMTDFPAAAESNPLQPLPGDALGPPGDDTQGPRDDEALAWGTGQPGSQLTWPSPRLEELVQELARLDPSLSDTLTSYPSPEPPLDLLEGLIPLAEVWAAMRPACGKTGEEAAGTSEPGCTQLLPTSQEETRFESPTTHTMPDQPCGRGLPEPNSSIQAKKVELADLLQKALQNLQAEQEQLQGAAQTWARRRAALEASVGKACAPRDLERFSRFMADLERVLGLLLLLGSRLARVHRALARTGADIDPDEQASLLQRLRLLQRQQEDAGELKEHVARRERALREVLVQALPAGDLRAYCALLASKAAVLAQQRSLDERVRLLQDQLDAVRSSLAHRPSSPRLASPPGTQPPHKPPFPALLI; encoded by the exons ATGTCACCGCGCGGCCGCCGGCGCCCAGAAGCACCTCTCGGGCTGGAGCTCAG AATCCGGGTCCCTGCCGCCCATGATTGCGCTGCCCCCCCAGCTCCGGTTCCGAGTCCTCCCCGACGGCGAACCCAACAGGAAAGGCGGAGAAAGGAGCCGGCCTGCGGCCATGCGCCCTCCCAGCGTCCCCTGGACCCCGATCCGCGGCAGCACCGCGTGACTCTGCCGCCCCCTGCGGTCGCCGGTCCTGCGCCTTTCTCCTCCCTCGCGTGCCCCGACTCTAAGAGCTTGAAGCGTCAG GCTGGGTACAGGAGGGTAAGGAGATCTCCAGCTCGTGGCCTGTCTTCAGGCAGCCCCAGGTGGGACTGGGAAGAAAGAATTACAG TGATCTCAAAACGTTCTGGACCATTGTTCGTCCGGGAAAGATCACACGGAGAAGCTAACAAAGCGCCAGGAAGCGGCCAGG GCCCGGAGGAGCTAGCCTGCCCAGCGCTCACCCGCACAGCCATGGAGGCCCTGGGTCCCGGGCGCGACCGCGCCTCCTCAGCCTCATCCACGCACAGCCTGGACCTGCGGCGGCTGTCCGTGCGCGCCGACTCTGCCTACGGCTCCTTCTCTGCGGCCTCGGGCGGCGCCGAGCCGCGCACGCCGTCCCCGGGCGGCGACCTCCTTCCGTACCTGGACTGGGACTACGTGCGCCTGGTGTGGGGCGGCCCGGCGCCCGCCCGGCCCGCTGCCGCCCTGCACGCCTCCCCGCAGCCCCGGCCCGCAGCCGCCGCCCGCAGTGGGCCGTGCTCCCCGCAGGTGCAGGGCGCCCCGGGGGCACTCAGCAGGCAGGCCACCCCTCTCCTGTTTGCGCTGGCGGCCGAGGCGGAGGCCGCAGCGCGGGCCGCGGAACCGCCCAGCCCTCCGGCCTCGCGGGCCGCCTACCGCCAGCGCCTGCAGGGCGCACAGCGACGAGTCCTCCGGGAGACGTCCTTCCAGCGCAAGGAGCTCCGCATGAGCCTGCCCGCCCGCCTGAGGCCCGTGGCCCCCGCGCGGCCCCCGACGGCGCACTCGCGCTCCGCTTCGCTCGGCCACCCGGGCGGCGAG GGGGAACCGGCGCGCTCCGGGGTTCTCGTGCCAGGAACCGCCGGCCGGGGCCGCCTCGCCAACCAGAAGCAAAAGTGGTGCTTCTCCGAGCCAGGAAAGCTGGATAGCGTGGGCCGGGGCGCTGGGATGACTTCGGGGTACTCGGGTGGGGCCTGCTCCAGCTTTGGCCAAGTCGGGCCCGAGCCCCAGGAATTGCAGCATCGGGCGTTGGCAGAGTTCGAAGGTCTCCAGATCAGATGGCCACCCCGAGGCACAGGGGACCCAGAAACCGGGTCCTTGAAGCTCGACAACGCCTACAGGCCTGCCCGCAGGAGTCAGAGCGCTTCAGGGGAAGCTTTGGGTCCCTGGGGAGGTCCCGGAGGGGCCGTGCCCATTATCCAG GCCGTTCCTCAAGGAGCAGAACCCCCCAGACCATTATTTCAAGCCAGACATCCCAG GTTCCCGACTCAGAAGGAAGCTGCCACAGTGGCGTGTCCTGCAGCGGGTCCCCAGAGCAGTCCCACTGACTGCCAGCACAGGGTCCCGGAGACCGGCACTGCGTCTGTCcggctcccctcccttcctgatGATGAGGTCTTCCTGGAAGAAGCCCCGCCGGTCAGAACGAGATCACCTCTAGACTCCTCTGTACGCCCAGGGCTCCCAGCCAG tgtccATGCCTCTGACCTGCCGTGTGGAGCTGGCTTGAGCCAAAGGCCTCACCGGGCTACCGTCCCCTTAGAGCACCCCTTTCGCGAGAGCCCGGAGACTGCAGGGGCAGATGCCCGCTGGCAGGGGGTAAACGGCTGTGTGGGCGTCTCCAGGCCCACATGCTGTAGCCCCACTGGGACTGCAAATGGCGACATCCCAACCACGGACTGCATTGGGTTGCTGATGACTGACTTCCCTGCTGCTGCAGAGAGCAaccccctccagcctctcccagggGATGCCTTGGGACCACCAGGCGATGACACCCAAGGGCCTCGAGATGACGAGGCCCTGGCTTGGGGCACTGGCCAGCCTGGTTCCCAACTGACGTGGCCCAGTCCCCGCCTGGAGGAGCTGGTTCAGGAGCTGGCCAGACTGGATCCCTCTCTGAGTGACACTCTCACCTCCTaccccagcccagagcctcctCTGGATCTGCTGGAGGGGCTGATTCCTTTGGCTGAGGTCTGGGCTGCCATGAGGCCAGCCTGTGGCAAGACTGGAGAGGAGGCTGCTGGGACTTCTGAGCCAGG ATGCACCCAACTCCTGCCAACTTCTCAGGAAGAAACGAGGTTTGAAAGCCCTACCACCCATACTATGCCTGACCAGCCATGTGGCCGGGGTCTCCCAGAGCCAAACAGCAGCATCCAAGCTAAGAAA GTGGAGCTAGCGGACCTCCTCCAAAAGGCACTGCAGAACCTTCAGGCTGAGCAGGAGCAGCTGCAGGGGGCAGCCCAGACCTGGGCCAGGCGCAGGGCTGCTCTGGAGGCCTCAGTAGGCAAGGCCTGTGCACCCCGAGACCTAGAGCGGTTCAGCCGGTTCATGGCCGACCTAGAGCGCGTGCTTGGCCTTCTGCTGCTACTGGGCAGTCGCCTGGCTCGCGTGCACCGCGCCCTGGCCCGGACAGGGGCAGACATCGACCCTGACGAGCAG GCTTCTCTGTTGCAACGTCTCAGGCTCCTGCAGCGACAGCAGGAGGATGCTGGGGAGCTGAAGGAGCACGTGGCACGGCGAGAGCGAGCCCTTCGAGAGGTTCTGGTGCAGGCACTGCCTGCTGGGGACCTGCGCGCCTACTGTGCCCTCCTGGCCAGCAAGGCTGCTGTCCTGGCCCAGCAGCGCAGCTTGGACGAGCGTGTTCGGCTCCTTCAGGACCAACTGGATGCTGTCAGGAGCAGCCTTGCCCATCGACCCTCATCTCCCAGGCTGGCCTCCCCGCCAGGGACCCAGCCTCCCCATAAacctcccttcccagccctgctTATTTAG
- the GDF9 gene encoding growth/differentiation factor 9, with product MVLPSKFLFWFGCFSWLGFPISLGSQASRGEAQIAASAELESEAEPWSLPQPTGRRDGSGLLSPLFKVLCDEPGGAQRLQPDSGALRYMKRLYKAYATKEGIPKSNRSHLYNTVRLFTPSVQHKQASVDQATGAMPSVGLLFNLDRVTAVERLLKSALLYTFNDSVPFPSAMQCTCHLLLEEPESSGQTLPRAPYSFPFASQSEFRKKHKWVEVDVTALLQPLVASAKRSIQVSVNFTCAEDRLWSPSARDSPVSLVPPSLLLYLNDTSTHAYQGWYSLHNKRSPPQAPGQRGPSACPMGREAARGVRARHRRGEETVSSELQKPLASFNLSEYFKQFLFPQNECELHDFRLSFSQLKWDSWIVAPHRYNPRYCKGDCPRAVGHRYGSPVHTMVQNIIYEKQLDDSVPRPSCVPAKYSPLSVLTVEPDGSIAYKEYEDMIATKCTCR from the exons ATGGTTCTTCCCAGCAAATTCCTTTTTTGGTTTGGCTGCTTTTCCTGGCTGGGTTTTCCCATTAGCCTCGGTTCTCAGGCTTCTAGGGGAGAAGCTCAGATTGCAGCTAGTGCTGAGTTAGAATCTGAGGCTGAACCTTGGTCCTTGCCGCAGCCGACGGGTAGGAGAGACGGGTcaggcctcctctcccctctcttcaaaGTTCTGTGTGATGAGCCAGGCGGGGCACAGAGGCTGCAGCCAGACTCCGGAGCTTTGCGCTACATGAAGAGGCTCTATAAGGCATATGCTACCAAGGAGGGGATCCCCAAATCCAACAGAAGTCACCTCTACAACACTGTTCGGCTCTTCACCCCTTCTGTCCAGCACAAGCAGGCCTCTGTGGACCAGGCGACAG GCGCCATGCCATCAGTGGGCCTGCTGTTCAACCTGGATCGAGTTACGGCTGTGGAGCGCCTCCTCAAGTCAGCCCTGCTATACACTTTCAACGACTCGGTGCCTTTCCCCTCTGCCATGCAGTGCACGTGCCACCTGCTGCTGGAGGAGCCAGAGTCATCTGGCCAGACTCTCCCTAGGGCTCCATACTCCTTTCCCTTCGCATCACAGTCTGAAtttagaaagaaacacaaatgggTTGAGGTGGATGTGACTGCCCTGCTTCAGCCTCTGGTGGCCTCTGCCAAGAGGAGTATTCAGGTGTCTGTGAATTTTACGTGTGCGGAAGACCGGCTGTGGTCCCCTTCAGCACGGGACAGTCCTGTTAGCCTCGTCCCCCCCTCATTGCTTCTGTATCTGAATGACACGAGCACTCATGCTTACCAGGGGTGGTATTCCCTCCACAACAAAAGGAgccctccccaggctcctggccaGAGAGGTCCGTCTGCCTGTCCCATGGGAAGAGAGGCTGCCAGAGGAGTAAGAGCCCGTCACCGGAGAGGTGAGGAGACTGTCAGCTCAGAATTGCAGAAGCCTCTGGCTTCCTTCAATCTGAGTGAATACTTCAAACAGtttctttttccccaaaatgAGTGTGAGCTCCATGACTTTAGACTTAGCTTTAGTCAGCTGAAGTGGGACAGCTGGATTGTGGCCCCGCACAGGTATAACCCCCGATACTGTAAAGGGGACTGTCCCAGGGCCGTTGGGCATCGCTACGGCTCTCCGGTTCACACCATGGTGCAGAACATCATCTACGAGAAGCAGCTCGATGACTCCGTGCCACGGCCCTCGTGCGTGCCTGCCAAATACAGCCCCTTGAGCGTGCTGACCGTGGAGCCCGATGGCTCCATCGCCTACAAGGAATACGAAGACATGATAGCCACTAAGTGCACCTGCCGTTAG